The genomic region CGTGCCGGTCAGGTGCTGGCCGAAATCGACCCCTCGCGCTTCGAGGAGATCGCCCGACTCTTGCGGATCCGCGTCGAGGAGGCCAACGCCGTCGAGGCCAAGGCCCACTACGACCTTCAGGCCGCCGAGATCGCCCTGTCCGAATACCTCGATGGTGTCCGACTGGAAACCTTGATGCAACTTGAAGGGCAGGTCGCGCTGGCCAAATCCCAGGTTCAGCAACAGCGCGACCACCTCGACTGGACCAACCGAATCCTACCCCTCGGTTACGTGGCGCTCTCGGCCGTCCGAGACGAGGCCATCTCGATGCTCAGCGCCGAGCTTGCGCTCGACCGCGCCGAGCGTTCCCTGTCGGATTACCGAAGCTACACCGAACCGAAGCTGACCCGGCAACTTGAGGTCCGGCTCGAACAGGCCCGAGCGACTCACACCTTCGCCCAGCGTCGCCGCGAGCTGGACGAGGAACGCCTGGCCCTGGCCGAGCTCCAGATCGAACGGTGTACGATCCGGGCCCCCCACGACGGCCAACTCGTCTATGGCACCACGAGGGACGATACGCCCATCCGCCTGGGGCTGGAAGTGTATCGCCGGATGAGACTCTTCATGCTGCCGGACCTGGAACGCCCCGTGGTCGAAGCCCAGGTCAATCAGACTCAGATCTGGATGGTGTCCGAAGGCCAGGAGGCCCTGGTCCGGGTCGACGCCAAGCCGGGGCTCATCTTGCGGGGCAGAGTGGCGAAGGTGTCGCCGTTTGTCGACAACGAAGACCGCATGGCCCAGCTTTCCGGAATCATGCGCTACAACGTCCGGATCGACCTGGACGATCGGGAGCGGTTGCTCCCCGGTCTGAGTGCCGAAGTCGAGATCCTCATCCCGGCCAAACCGAACGCCTTGACGATCCCCTCCGAGGCCCTGTCCGTCGTCGGGAATCAAACCATTTGCTACGTCGTCGGCCCCAACGGGGTCGAACGGCGGGTCGTCGGCGTGCTGCCCGGCTCGATCGATCGGCTGCAGGTGGTCGAGGGCCTAGATGAAGGTGAGCAGGTCATCCTCGGCCCCTACGACCCGTCGTCAGAGCCCGTCTCAGCGCCACCGACCGACCTGCCTCAACCCCCTTCCGACGTGGTGGAAACGGTGTAGCCACGTCGCTGACCATCTGCCTTTCCTCGCGCCGCTTGCGGTGAAACGATTGAGCCTCAGGGATCCCTCTCCCCTGCGAAGCGGGGAGAGGGTTGACGCCGGCCTCAATCGTCTCAAGGCAATGGCCTTGAACGGCTCAAAGGTTGCTCAGGCGTCCGGTCGAGTCGCCGAAGCGGGGCAAGTCGTCGACGCCCATCAGGTCGGCCATGCTGAGGAACAGGTTGGCCATCGGCTCGGAATTGTGGCGCACGTAGCGCCCGGTCGTCAGGGCACCGCCGCCACCGCCGGCTAGCAGGATGGGCAGATTGTCATGGGTGTGGCGGTTGCCGTCGGCGTTGCCGCTGCCGTAGACGATCATCGTATTCTGCAAGAGCGAGTTGCCGTCGGCGTCGGGGGTCTGCCGCAAGCGGTCGAGGAAGCGGGCGAACTGCGAGACGTACCATCGATCAATGTCGGCGATCTTGTCGATCCACTCTTGCCGGTTCTGGTGGTGCGAGAGGTCGTGGTGCCCCTCGGACACGCCGATGAAGTCGAATGAGCGATTGCTCCCGTCGTGCGCGAGCAGGAAGGTGGCCACGCGGGTCGAGTCGGTCTGGAAGGCCAGCAGCATCATGTCGTACATGAGCTGAACATATTCGCCGAACTCCGGAGGAACGCCCGGCGGCGTGTCGATGCCCGGATCGGCCGGGGGGCCGAACTGCTCGGCCTTCTCGATGCGGGACTCGATCTCCCGGACCCCGGTGAGGTACTGGTCGAGCTTGTGCCGGTCTTCGGAGTCGAGCCGACGCTGCATCGAGCGGGCCTCGTCCATCACGAAGTCGAGAACCGATCGCTGTTCGAGGCGTCGGCGTTCGAGGTTCGCCTGCCGCTGATCCGGCGGGCCTTCGCCAAAGAGCCGCTCGAAGGCGAGCCGGGGGTTCGACTCCGGTGCCATCGGCGTGGTCGGCGATCGCCAGGAGAGGTTGAACTGATACGCGCAGGCGTAGCCCGAGTCGCACGCCCCGGAGCGTCGGCCCGGCTCGCACGAGAGTTCGAGCGACGGCAGGCGGGTCAGGTGGCCGATCCGCCGGGCAATGGCCTGGTCAATCGAGACACCGGCCCGGATGTCGGTCGCGCTCTTGTTCAGGCGAACGCTGGTCAAGAACGTGCCGTTGCCTCGGGCATGGTCCCCCGCGCCGTCGGGTCCGGCAGTCGCATTGATCTGGTCGAGTCCGCCGACGATCTGCACCAGATCGCGCACCGGCTCCAACGGTTCCAACGTCCGGCTCAGCCGAAGGTCAGCCCCCTGGGCCGGTTGCTCGGGCCACCAGTTCGAGGGAATCGCCCCGTTCGGGAAGCAGACGAAGGCACTGCGCAGCGGAGCGCCCGAGGCGGTCGTGCCCAGCGCCTTGACGCTCGGTGCCGAGGCGGCCAGGGCTCCGGCGGGTCGCAAAGAGGCGAGGGCCGGCAACGCCACGCACGTTCCCAAGCCTCGGAGGAACCGTCGGCGGCTGAGATCGGCGACGGGGCCGGGGGCGATCGGATCGTTGCGATCGGTCATGACCTTGAGTTCCCCTTGGGGTTCGAGAGAGATCGACTCAGTCGGTTCCGAGGTTCCGGTCGGCCGGATCGGACCGTTCGACGGTGGTCTGGCCCTCCGGCCCGCGCCGGCGCTGGAAGGGGGCCGATTCAATGATCCCGAGAATCAGCTCCGAGGCTCGCCCATCGTTCGCCTCCAGGCGATCGACGAGCGTCTCAACGGTTTGAACGTCATGATACTCAAGACCTCGCCCAACGGCATAGGTGAGCATCTTCTCGACCAGACATCGGTAGAAGTCCCGGCGGCGGTCCTCCGCCAGGATGCGCTTCAGATCCTGCACGCTCTGGAACGGCTCACCGGTAATCAGGACGCCCGAGGAGTCGATCGGGCCGGTCCGTTCGACCTCGCGGTACATCCCCAGGGCGTTGAAGTTTTCCAGGGCCAGGCCGAGCGGGTCCATGCGGTTGTGGCACGAGTTGCACAGGGGGTCGCTGCGGTGCAGCTCCATCGCCTCTCGGACCGACGGAACCCGCCCGCCGAGGTCCTTGCCCGCTTCCTCCAATGAGGGAATGTTGGGCGGGGGCGGGGCTGGCGGAGTCCCCAGGATGTTTTCGAGAATGAACAAGCCGCGCTTGACGGGGGAGGTGCGGTCGGGGTTCGAGGTGACGGCCAGGATGGTCCCCTGGGTCAAGATGCCGCCTCGGGGGCTGTCGGGCGGCAAATCGACCCGGCGCATCTCGTTCCCTTCAACCCCCTCGATGCCGTAGTGCCGGGCGAGCCGTTCGTTGAGGAACGTGTAGTCGCTGTCGAGCAGCTCGATCAGGCTGCGATCCTCTTGGATGATGGTTTCGACGAGCAGCTCCGTCTCCCGACGCATCGCGATCCGAAGGCCGCGGTCCAGCTCGAACTGGCGGAAGCGGTCGCGGGCGCGTCCGAACTGCTCGCGGACCTCGTCCAGCTCGGTCTTCTCGGCGTCGGTCAGGTCTTCAATCGGTTTCCGACGCAGTTCTCGGAAACGCTCGCGGCGGGCCTCGGCCTCGGGGTCCGGCGGCTCGTCTCGGGAAAGGACGGCGAAGGCGTTGACCGGGATCGAGTCGATGTTGCGCACCTGAAGCCACTGGCCGACGAAGTTCCGGACGAACTGGTTCGAGCGTTCGTCCTCCATCATCCGCTCAACCTGCTGCATCAAATTCGCCCGAAGCTCGCCCCGATCGGCCAGGGCGAACAGCTCGTCATCGGGCATGGTTGACCAAAGCAGGTACGAGAGGCGCGAGGCCAGGGCGTACTCGTCGATCCTCGGGTGCGGCCCCCGATCGCCCGGTTCGATCCCTTCCTCGCGGAACAGGAAACGCGGCGAGGCCAGCACGGCCACCATCGCCTGGGAAACCCCAGCCTCGTAGGTCGCCCCCGGTTCGGCGGCGATCGTCAGGGCCAGGTCGGTCAGACGGTCGGCGGTTTCGTCCCCCACGGGTCGGCGGAAGGCTCGGGTGGCGAAGCGACCGAGGAGGTCTCGCGTGGAGCGGCAACGCTCGACCGGATCGTCGGGGACGGGGCCGGTGATGATCGGATCAGCCCGGCCCACAATATCCTGCGCCGCGGCGATGTAGCGTTCCATCAGCAAGGGGGAGATGGTCAACACGTCGGCGATGGTGTCGAAGCCGTGGCCGGTATCGTCGGCCGGGAATTCGGCCTCGGCGTTGAAGTCGACCCCCATCAGGTCCCGAATCGTGTTGCGGTACTCGGTCCGGTTGAGCCGTCGGACGGTCACGCGGCCGGGGTCGGGGTGGTCGGGGTCGAGTCCGAAGGCGTCGAACGTGATCCAGTCGAGCAGCAGTTTCCGCTCCTCGTCCGACGGCTGGGGATGGTCGGACGGGGGCATGATCTCGGCCTGAACATTCTTGAGCACGGCGAGCCACGCGTCCCGAACCTCGGGCTGGCTCCCGTCCTCGGCATCGGCCAGGGCTTCAAGATCGACGTTCCCCTTGTTCACCCCGAGCGCATGGCAGGCATAGCAATTGTCTTCGAGGATCGGGCGGATCACCTCGTCGAAGCGGTCGTCGGCCGACGCCTCGGCGATGACCGGCCCGGCCCCGAAGACCAGGACCAGGGCAGGAAGCCCTCGGCCCGCGGCGTGGCCGACGACGGCCCGGATGCGGTTCAGACTCATCTCGAAGATTCGCATGGCGTTTGCTGGATCGTCGTTCACCGGGACCAAGGGGTTGGAACGTCCGTCAGACCGAAACAGAACTCCCCAGAGAGTCAAGCGTCATCGAGGAGAATCACGCGCCCTTTTCTCATCGGAGTGTTGAACCTTCGAACGCAAGCCGATCAGCTCTGGGCCCGACGCCGAATGCTCGGGAAGCCGGTCTCGTCTCTCGCAATGTATTCATACGGCGGGGTTTCGGCGAACTCTTGCCAGGGTTGATCGAGGTCGGGGAAGACCTCGAAGTTGGCCGAGACGCCGTGAATGAACAGCCGGTAGCGGAGGTCGAGCGGGTGCTCGACCGCCACGCCGTAGGCTTCGGGATGGGAAAAGGCGGCTTCCATCCAGCCATCACGGCGCACGTGCCAGTGGGACGGGTGCCGCGGGTTGTCCGGGTGGTCGAAGTAGGTGATCCCCTCGAAGACGCCGGGAGCCACCGGCCCGGAATAATCGACCCAGCGGTTGCGCGTCTCGAAGATGGCGTCCTCGCCGATCCCCCCTTCCGACCCGGTCAGGCGACCGCCGCCGAACTGCTCGGAGATCGACTTGGCCAGCCGGACGCCCAGGAAGCCGAAGTTCGTTTTGCCCAGTTCGACCGGTCGGCCGTCGGGCGAGGTGAACCGTGATTGCAGGTCGAGGGCGTAGCATCCCTCCCAGGTGGAGCTCGGCTCGACGGCGGCAATGAGGAACTGCGACAGGCGATTTTTGCCGTCGGCGTACCAGTCGATCTCGGCGGCGAAGGCGGCCCACTCCGGGCCATCCTCGTACCAGAGGACTCGCTTGTGCCGCACCTGAATGTCCGTATTCGACACTTCTCCCCAGAAGTTGATGTCGTCGACGAACTGGTGGCCGAACCAGACCGAGCGATGATGCTCGTGCCCGACCGGGTTCGGGTGGCCGATTCGCGTCAATTCTCGGCCCGACGGCCCCAGCACCGGGACGAAGCACGGGCGCGGCTTGCCCGGCTCGAACTCGTAGCCGACCACCTCGCGGCCGTCGATCCGGAGCGAGGCCCGCTCAAGCTGGGGGATCGCCTGGCACCTTGGGAAAACGAAGTCGGTGGCGTCGGATCGGGGCGAGCGGCGTCCGGTCATGGCTGGTCGTCCGGTTCGGGTTCGGATTCAGGTTCAGATTCGGATTCGGATTCGGGAGTGTCGACGCGGAGGGCGTAAAAGGGGCGTTCGCGGTCGAGAATCAGGACCGTGCCGGCCATCGCGGCTTTCCCCTCGGAAAAGAGCCGGGCGGAATATTCCTGCCGAGACCGGGGGAACTGGATTGAAAAGCGCACGGCCGGATCGGTGCCGGGTTCGACCTCGCCGACAACCTCGTACGCGGTCCCCGTCTGGTCCGATCGCAGGCGACCCGTCACGGCCCGGCCGTTCACCGCAAGGTCGAGCGTGCCGGTCTGCGAGCCGTCGGCATGCAGCAGGTAACGGCCGGCGTAATCGGTGGGCACAATCGCTCGGCCAGGGGAGGGAGCCCCCGGTCGAGGCTCGGCGAACTCGGGGCCTTGATTCAGCACAAAGAGCGAGGCGCCGCCGATGGCGTCGAGCCTCGGCTCTCCGTCCTCGGAGCCGACGAAGGCAAGGTCACCCCCCTGCCCCTCCGGGACGACCTGGCCGGAGTCGAGATCGAACCGGAAGCCGTCGAACAGCATGACGTTCTGCCCCTGTGCCAGGCGATCGGGGGCCGCGCCTCCTCCGGCCTCGAAGGTCGCAAAGCGTTCCAGGATCAGGATGGCGACCGGCTCGGGCCGATCGTCCGGGTCGGCCCCTTCGGGAGGCGGGGGGGACCAGAACCCGGGAGCCACCAGCACCCGACTGGGATTGCCCTGGTCGGTCTCGACGACGACAACCGGCGACCGGACCCCGGCCAGCACATTCGGCAGCGCCAGCAGGTCGTTCAGCGTCAGGTGGTCGCGGGCCTCGGCTGCGGCGGCGGTCGGAATGGCGGCGAGGGTGCGGCCTTCGAGGCGGTCGAAGTCGTCGGCCAGGGCAATCGACGGTATCAGGGCCAGCAGCGCAATCGAGCCTTGGCGGCGGATCATGGCGAGCGTCTCCAAAGCCAAGGGGCGGCGAGTGCCTTGCAAGGCGGATGACTGAGCTCTCGGTCGGATCGGCCCCCCCTGCCCTTCGGCCATGATAGACCCCAACCCGGATCGCCTGCCACGGAGCCGCGCCTGACCTGGGCATTTTTCGGAGAGATGGGGGCATCGTCCTTCCGAGCTGGTTAGCACCGTCGCATGATGACGCAAGAACGTCCTGAACGAAAGTGAGCCGTTTCGAGGAAATTCAAAAAAATTCAAAAATTCTGAACGAATAGGGATCGCCTGGCCCATCGAAACTGGGTAATCTCGACGATGTGAGACTCCCGCTCGGGTCGTGCCGGGAGCCTCGTCGGCCGGGGCGGCCGGCGCGCACGTGCCGGCCGCCCGCCGACATTGCGAGAGGGTCGGAGGGCCGCCATGCTTGATCTCGGAGCGACCACGGGCCGGACCTGCCGGGGCCCGTCGCGACGGGCGCTGTTGCAACTCGGATCGCTTGGCGCCCTGGGCCTGACCCTCGGTGATTGGCTGGCCATGCGAAGCTTCGCCGGCCCAACGGCCCCGGCCCTCGACGCGCCGGGCAAGGCCAAGGCGGTCATCGTCCTCTGGCTCTGGGGAGGTCCGAGCCACCTCGACACGTTCGACCCGAAGCCCGATGCGCCTCTCGAATATCGAGGGCCGTTCGACTCGATCGCCACGCGGGTTCCCGGCGTCCGGATCGGCGAGCTGTTGCCCAACCTGGCGGATCGGGCGGACAAATTTGCCCTGATCCGGTCGATGCATCACGAGTCGAACGATCACGGCGTCGCCGGCACGATCGCCCTGACCGGCAGCATCTCCGGAGCCATCAACCTGGGCGGCGCCACCTCTGCCGGAGCGTTGAAGCCGAGTACCGGAGCCATCGTCGCCCGCCTGGCCGAACGACAGCCGGGCGGCTTGCCGCCGTATGTGATTCTGGGAAACCCGTTGCATCAAGGGCACAAACGGGTGGTCGGCGAGGGGGGCGGCATCCTCGGCGCAGCCTATGATCCGTTCCGGGTCGATTACGAGCCCGGCGTCGGTCCGGTCTTGCCCGACGTCCACCTGCCCGACGGGGTGGCCGCCGACCGCATGGCCGCACGCTGGGAGCTGTTCGAACGGGTCGCCCCAGGCGGTGCCGACGCCCGATCGACCGCCGCGATGGCCGAGCACTATGCCCTGGCCCGGCAACTGATCGCCTCGAAGGACAGCCTCGAAGCGCTGGAGATCGACCGCGAACCGGAGCGCATCCGCCGAGCCTACGGCCCGCACCGCTTCGGCCGCTCGTGTCTGATCGCCCGGCGGCTCGTGGAAGCCGGCCTGCCGTTCGTGCAGGTCAACTGGAGCACCCACGTCGAAGGCCCCGAAGACGCCGGCGACGGCGGCTGGGACATGCACGACCGTTACTTCGCCATCATGCAGGATCGCCACGGCTGGATGTTCGACAACGCCCTGTCGGCCTTGCTCGACGACCTGGACGCGCGCGGCTTGCTGGAAACGACGCTCGTCGTCGCCGTCGGCGAGTTCGGCCGGACGCCGAAGATCAACGAGAAGGCGGGACGCGACCACTGGAACTCCTGCTACTCGGCCCTGCTGGCCGGAGGTGGGATCCGGGGCGGAACAGTCATCGGCGCGTCCGATCGACGGGCCGAATTCCCGAGCGAGCATCCGGTTCATCCGGCTGACCTGTCGGCCACGATCCTCGATCGCCTCGGCATCGGTTCCGCCGAGCTGACGAGCGTTGGCCTCACGCCGATGGGGACTGCGGTTCAGGGGTTGACCTGACCTCAATGCACACGCCACGGAGAGGGTGAGGCAATCGCCGCGGCTTGAAACGCAGGCAATTGATACCGGGCCCATCCCTCACCACCTGGAAGGCGAAGGATGGGCCCAGCACGGCATGATCAGTTTTCCATCACATGATCAGAGGGCTTGACCCCTTTTGTGAACGCATTGAAGCCGAAGGGGGTCGGGTTGTACTCGCCGACGAGGTCGACCTTCGTTCCTCCTTCGGGAATCTGGTCTTCCATGCCCAGGCACCAGTAGGCGGCGTTGACCAGGAGGCGCCGCAAGCCTTCGCTCAGCAAATCGACGGATGAGCCGGAGGTTGTGGTGAAGATGCGAGCGTCCTTGAAGGTTTTGGTCCAGGCAATCGGCATCATCGGGTCATTCTTCTCCCCTTCGACGGGAGGATCGTCGGGGCTCATGCCGGCGACGACCTGGCCGAGGATCAACGGTTGGCAGTCTCCGGGCAACGGAAGCGTGACGCCGTAGACATCGGTCGGCCCCCAGATGTCGCCATCGGAAATGCCTCGAGTGATCGGGTGCTCATCGGCGCCGGGGGCGATGATGCCTCGGGTGCTTTCCGACCCGTGGGCGCCGTGGTGGCTGATCCACGTTTCTCCCAGCACCTGCCGACCGAACCCGCCATCCCACTCGTTGCTCCTCCAGGAGTAGTGGTCATAGGTCGATCCTTCAGGCAGGTTGAAGGCGTGGGTCGAGGTCCGCATGCCGATAATCGGCTTGCCGGATTCGACATAGTTGACCACATGCTTCATTTGCTCATCCGGCAGTGCACGGAAGCGCAGGCCCATGATCACCAGATCGGCGTCGTCGAGCGATTCAAGGCCGGGGATGTTGCTGCTGAAGTTCGGGTCGATCTCGCCAGTTTCGGGATTGATCGCAAAAAGAACCGTGCATTTGAAGCCGTGATGAGTCGCCAGAATCTTGCCGAGCTGGGGCAAGCCTTCCTCGGAGCGGTACTCCTCGTCTCCCGAGATCAGGACGATGTGCTTTCCCTCCCCCGGGCCGGAGCCTCCTTCGTAGACGACCCAGGGATCGTCTGCCAAAGCGATTCCGCCCAGGCAGAGCATGCCGAACATTGCAGCAGCGTGCAGAAGTCGAAACATCAGCATTATTCCTCGATGGGGTGACAAACGAATTCCGAACCTTGTGAGAACGCACCGACCTGATCAAAGAGTCCAGGGAGCCCGATAGGGACGGGAGAGCATGGCGTTGGCCTCGTCGTCGTTCTGGAAGCGTTCGGCGACGGGGTCCCAGGTGAGCGGCCGGCGGAGCTGGTAGCCGATGACGCCGAGGTGGCAGACGGTCGCCGTGCGGTGCCCGACCTCGGCCGAGGCCACGGGGCGGGCGTCGCCTCGGATCGAGTCGAGGAAGTTGTCATAGTGACTCCCTTGAGCGTCGATTCGTTCGGCATCGTCGGGCAACGGTTCGGCGAGCGATTCGGGCTCGGTGGCGAACCGGGAGCGGGCGACTCGGATAATCCCCTCGGTCCCCTCAAAGGTGCAATCGTCGGGGCCGCCGTGGATCATCTCGACACCGTTGTCGTACACGAACCGCAGGCCGGTGTTCCCCTCGGCAGGCGGCTCGATGGCAACCGGGCCGGACTCGTGTTTCTTCAGGGCCCACTGAGCGATGTCGAAATGGTGGGCTCCCATGTCGGCGATGCCACCGTTGCCATAGGGGGCATAACTGCGCCAGTCGGGGAAGTGGTTGTGGATGCCTTTCGGGCAGAGGATCTCGTTGTACGGGTGGAACTCGGCCGGGCCGACCCAGAAGTCCCAGTCGGTTCCTTCGGGAACGGCTTGCTCCTCCAGATCGACGGGCTTGGGAGGGCCGCCGACGCCAATCCGGATCGTCTTCACCTCGCCGATCCGGCCGTTCCAGACCAGCTCGACGGCTCGGGGGAAGTTGCCGCCGAACTCACCGGGGCTGCGCTGCTGGCTACCGGTCTGGAAGGTGATGCCGTTGCGTTCGACGGCATCGGCGATGGCGCGGCCTTCGGCGACGAAGTGGGTCAGGGGCTTCTCGCAGTAAATGTGCTTGCCGGCGTCGGCGGCCATGATGCAGGGGATGGCATGCCAGTGGTCGGGGGTGGCGATGATGACGGCGTCGATGTCGTCTCGGGCCAGAAGCTCGCGGAAGTCGTGGTAGGCCTCGCAGCCGGAGAAGGACGCGGAATCGTCTCGCTTGGCGATGGCGTCTTCGATTCGCTTCCGGGTATCGTCGCGGCGCTCGGTGACGACATCGGCCACGGCGACGACCTGGGCATCGGGTCGACGGGCCATCCGAACCGCCAGGCCGCGCCCCTGAATGCCGACGCCGATGACGCCGAAGGTGATCCGGTCGTTCGGCCCCACGCGGGGAGCGCGGGCAAAGGCCGGGGCTGCCGACAGGGCGAACCCGGCGGCCAGCGAACTGCGGAGGAAGCGGCGACGTGAGGGTAAGGTAATCGGCTTCGGTCGGGACATCGTCATCAAGGCTCCGTGGCCAGAGAGGAATGAGACGCTCGGTCGGGACTGCCCCTTAGCGGTGGCTCCCTTCTGGCATTAGACTACCGCGAAAGGCCCCTGTGAAGGCGCCGGAAACCCATCCTTCCCCGAACGTTCGAATTGTCTGGAGAATCGCTCATGTCCTTGATCGAACGCCCCTTGACGCGTCGCGACCTCGCCCGAAACGGGGCGGCCGTGTCGATGGCCTGGACCCTGGCCCGAGCGTTGACGCCGATCGAGTCGGCCTCGGCGGCCCTCGTGGCGCCTCAGGACGGCGAGCGGGCGATCCTCAACCGCTTCCCGCGAATGCTCCAGGACTTCTACACGGCGAAGGTTCGCCAGCTCGAACGGCAGCGGAACCGGACCTTCCGCGAGATGCAGACCAGGGAGGATGCCGAACGTTACGTGGCCTCGGTCCGCGAGCGGATTGCCGAAAGCTTCGGCCCCTTGCCCGAGAAGACCCCGTTGAACCCGAAGGTTACCGGGGTGGTCGAGCGTGACAGCTACCGAATTGAGAATGTGATCTTCGAGAGCCGACCGGGCTTTTTCGTCACGGCCAACCTGTACG from Tautonia marina harbors:
- a CDS encoding DUF1501 domain-containing protein; this translates as MLDLGATTGRTCRGPSRRALLQLGSLGALGLTLGDWLAMRSFAGPTAPALDAPGKAKAVIVLWLWGGPSHLDTFDPKPDAPLEYRGPFDSIATRVPGVRIGELLPNLADRADKFALIRSMHHESNDHGVAGTIALTGSISGAINLGGATSAGALKPSTGAIVARLAERQPGGLPPYVILGNPLHQGHKRVVGEGGGILGAAYDPFRVDYEPGVGPVLPDVHLPDGVAADRMAARWELFERVAPGGADARSTAAMAEHYALARQLIASKDSLEALEIDREPERIRRAYGPHRFGRSCLIARRLVEAGLPFVQVNWSTHVEGPEDAGDGGWDMHDRYFAIMQDRHGWMFDNALSALLDDLDARGLLETTLVVAVGEFGRTPKINEKAGRDHWNSCYSALLAGGGIRGGTVIGASDRRAEFPSEHPVHPADLSATILDRLGIGSAELTSVGLTPMGTAVQGLT
- a CDS encoding DUF6807 domain-containing protein codes for the protein MTGRRSPRSDATDFVFPRCQAIPQLERASLRIDGREVVGYEFEPGKPRPCFVPVLGPSGRELTRIGHPNPVGHEHHRSVWFGHQFVDDINFWGEVSNTDIQVRHKRVLWYEDGPEWAAFAAEIDWYADGKNRLSQFLIAAVEPSSTWEGCYALDLQSRFTSPDGRPVELGKTNFGFLGVRLAKSISEQFGGGRLTGSEGGIGEDAIFETRNRWVDYSGPVAPGVFEGITYFDHPDNPRHPSHWHVRRDGWMEAAFSHPEAYGVAVEHPLDLRYRLFIHGVSANFEVFPDLDQPWQEFAETPPYEYIARDETGFPSIRRRAQS
- a CDS encoding Gfo/Idh/MocA family protein; the protein is MSRPKPITLPSRRRFLRSSLAAGFALSAAPAFARAPRVGPNDRITFGVIGVGIQGRGLAVRMARRPDAQVVAVADVVTERRDDTRKRIEDAIAKRDDSASFSGCEAYHDFRELLARDDIDAVIIATPDHWHAIPCIMAADAGKHIYCEKPLTHFVAEGRAIADAVERNGITFQTGSQQRSPGEFGGNFPRAVELVWNGRIGEVKTIRIGVGGPPKPVDLEEQAVPEGTDWDFWVGPAEFHPYNEILCPKGIHNHFPDWRSYAPYGNGGIADMGAHHFDIAQWALKKHESGPVAIEPPAEGNTGLRFVYDNGVEMIHGGPDDCTFEGTEGIIRVARSRFATEPESLAEPLPDDAERIDAQGSHYDNFLDSIRGDARPVASAEVGHRTATVCHLGVIGYQLRRPLTWDPVAERFQNDDEANAMLSRPYRAPWTL
- a CDS encoding efflux RND transporter periplasmic adaptor subunit, with protein sequence MRLVTPTRLFLLAIPMVAMTGFAGITGAERWPWNRDHRPEGPPVAKVVRLDSQSRFGLTVPGQIKSAQYTMIECEVENISGAGLPTTSGGGGGGRRGGRSETPAGLTIISLVPEGTYVRAGQVLAEIDPSRFEEIARLLRIRVEEANAVEAKAHYDLQAAEIALSEYLDGVRLETLMQLEGQVALAKSQVQQQRDHLDWTNRILPLGYVALSAVRDEAISMLSAELALDRAERSLSDYRSYTEPKLTRQLEVRLEQARATHTFAQRRRELDEERLALAELQIERCTIRAPHDGQLVYGTTRDDTPIRLGLEVYRRMRLFMLPDLERPVVEAQVNQTQIWMVSEGQEALVRVDAKPGLILRGRVAKVSPFVDNEDRMAQLSGIMRYNVRIDLDDRERLLPGLSAEVEILIPAKPNALTIPSEALSVVGNQTICYVVGPNGVERRVVGVLPGSIDRLQVVEGLDEGEQVILGPYDPSSEPVSAPPTDLPQPPSDVVETV
- a CDS encoding DUF1592 domain-containing protein → MSLNRIRAVVGHAAGRGLPALVLVFGAGPVIAEASADDRFDEVIRPILEDNCYACHALGVNKGNVDLEALADAEDGSQPEVRDAWLAVLKNVQAEIMPPSDHPQPSDEERKLLLDWITFDAFGLDPDHPDPGRVTVRRLNRTEYRNTIRDLMGVDFNAEAEFPADDTGHGFDTIADVLTISPLLMERYIAAAQDIVGRADPIITGPVPDDPVERCRSTRDLLGRFATRAFRRPVGDETADRLTDLALTIAAEPGATYEAGVSQAMVAVLASPRFLFREEGIEPGDRGPHPRIDEYALASRLSYLLWSTMPDDELFALADRGELRANLMQQVERMMEDERSNQFVRNFVGQWLQVRNIDSIPVNAFAVLSRDEPPDPEAEARRERFRELRRKPIEDLTDAEKTELDEVREQFGRARDRFRQFELDRGLRIAMRRETELLVETIIQEDRSLIELLDSDYTFLNERLARHYGIEGVEGNEMRRVDLPPDSPRGGILTQGTILAVTSNPDRTSPVKRGLFILENILGTPPAPPPPNIPSLEEAGKDLGGRVPSVREAMELHRSDPLCNSCHNRMDPLGLALENFNALGMYREVERTGPIDSSGVLITGEPFQSVQDLKRILAEDRRRDFYRCLVEKMLTYAVGRGLEYHDVQTVETLVDRLEANDGRASELILGIIESAPFQRRRGPEGQTTVERSDPADRNLGTD
- a CDS encoding DUF1552 domain-containing protein, giving the protein MTDRNDPIAPGPVADLSRRRFLRGLGTCVALPALASLRPAGALAASAPSVKALGTTASGAPLRSAFVCFPNGAIPSNWWPEQPAQGADLRLSRTLEPLEPVRDLVQIVGGLDQINATAGPDGAGDHARGNGTFLTSVRLNKSATDIRAGVSIDQAIARRIGHLTRLPSLELSCEPGRRSGACDSGYACAYQFNLSWRSPTTPMAPESNPRLAFERLFGEGPPDQRQANLERRRLEQRSVLDFVMDEARSMQRRLDSEDRHKLDQYLTGVREIESRIEKAEQFGPPADPGIDTPPGVPPEFGEYVQLMYDMMLLAFQTDSTRVATFLLAHDGSNRSFDFIGVSEGHHDLSHHQNRQEWIDKIADIDRWYVSQFARFLDRLRQTPDADGNSLLQNTMIVYGSGNADGNRHTHDNLPILLAGGGGGALTTGRYVRHNSEPMANLFLSMADLMGVDDLPRFGDSTGRLSNL
- a CDS encoding ThuA domain-containing protein, whose product is MFRLLHAAAMFGMLCLGGIALADDPWVVYEGGSGPGEGKHIVLISGDEEYRSEEGLPQLGKILATHHGFKCTVLFAINPETGEIDPNFSSNIPGLESLDDADLVIMGLRFRALPDEQMKHVVNYVESGKPIIGMRTSTHAFNLPEGSTYDHYSWRSNEWDGGFGRQVLGETWISHHGAHGSESTRGIIAPGADEHPITRGISDGDIWGPTDVYGVTLPLPGDCQPLILGQVVAGMSPDDPPVEGEKNDPMMPIAWTKTFKDARIFTTTSGSSVDLLSEGLRRLLVNAAYWCLGMEDQIPEGGTKVDLVGEYNPTPFGFNAFTKGVKPSDHVMEN
- a CDS encoding biopolymer transporter ExbD, whose protein sequence is MIRRQGSIALLALIPSIALADDFDRLEGRTLAAIPTAAAAEARDHLTLNDLLALPNVLAGVRSPVVVVETDQGNPSRVLVAPGFWSPPPPEGADPDDRPEPVAILILERFATFEAGGGAAPDRLAQGQNVMLFDGFRFDLDSGQVVPEGQGGDLAFVGSEDGEPRLDAIGGASLFVLNQGPEFAEPRPGAPSPGRAIVPTDYAGRYLLHADGSQTGTLDLAVNGRAVTGRLRSDQTGTAYEVVGEVEPGTDPAVRFSIQFPRSRQEYSARLFSEGKAAMAGTVLILDRERPFYALRVDTPESESESEPESEPEPDDQP